ACACCTACGCAATAACTGCAAATCGTCCGTGGACAGATCCTTTGCCTGTTACAACTGCGGTTCCACGGGACATTCGGCTCGCGTGTGCGACTCGTCTCCTTCCTGCCCCATCTGTAAAGAACTTGGACTGCAATGTGACCACAGGATGGGAACTGCCGCCTGTAAGGCTGAGGAGTATCCTTCTGGAGTAGGTAAAGGCAAAAGTAAAAGCCACGCCGCAGAGATACAAACGCAATCGGCACGGAGGGCTGAGCACATGGACACAGACCATGTATAGCCTAATCCAGATTAATCTTAATCAAAGCCCTCGAGCATTTGATCTGCTCCAACAAAATATGAGAGAAACTTAATATAGGAGTAGCTGCAATCTCTGAACCACCATTCATATCGAATCGAGCAAACTGGTTTCGCAGCAGGAATGGACTCGCAATGACACTAGGTTCATCGGTGCCTTGCCAGTTCTGGCGTTTCAAGGCAATAATGTGGTAGCAGTTAGGATGGGAGAGATCGGCCTGGTGTCGTGCTATGTTTCACCTAACATTCCTAGAGGAGAATTCCTGGAATTTGTGGACGAACTCAACGACGCTCTTGCCCACTCAaggaataaaatcttaatatgtGGAGATTTTAACTCAAAATCCAAATCATGGGGTTCCCCCTTTTCTGATGAGAGAGGCACAACAAACGATGAATGGGCAGCAGCTAGTGACTGCTTAACACCGGGAAGGATCCCACTTGTATCCGAGCCCAGGCTGCTCAATTATTGACCTCACATGGGCCAGCCCTGGTCTTGCGAGATATATCAACTCGTGGCAAATACTGGACCTGTCCACTCTATCGGACCATGTTTATATAGTGGTCAGGTTCGATACTATCAGGCTTGTCGAGAATAATTGAGTGTAGAGGAAAATCCAAAGATGGAATTGGAAGAAGGCTGATTGGGGAAAATTCCAAGACTCCCTCTTATGGAGCTGTACGAGCAACCTTTCGAACATTGATGTAGAGCCAGATGTGAACAAGATCGTCGACACATTGGATGCTGAAATGAAAATGGCATGTGACAACTCTGCCCCTAAAGCGCTTCCGCCTCAGGGCAAGAAAAGTGTCTATTGGTGAAACGATATTATCGCGGAAGTCAGAGCTGACACCAATGCGGCATACCGCGCATGAAAAAGAATCAGACGAACTTGCAACCCGAGCCCACAGGAGGAGAAACTATTAAGACAGAGATACAGGACAACACGCAAGAAGCTTAGGGCAGAAATCAGCAAGACCAAAACTATTGCGTGGAAAGAGCTGCTCGATGCAGTGGAATCTGATCCGTGGGGCCTCCCCTATAGACTTGTTCTTAACAAGCTTAAGAGCTCGTCCTGCAACATCCTTGAAAATCTGGATAAAGACTCTAGAAGACAGCTGATTGCTAAGTTATTCCCGTCGGACGGAACACATGACCCCTCAATTCTATAGGAAGACTGGTCAGATGAGGACTGGAACGAAGATTGGTCGGTAACACCTGGAGAGGTATTCAAGATAttcaagaaaagagaaatatctgGTAGCACATCTCCGGGTCCCGATAGAGTCCCTGCAAAAGCTTGGAAAAAAGCCCCTTCCGAATTCTTAGACAAGATGAACATTTGTTTTACAGCTTGTCTGAAAAAAAGCATCTTCCCTACCAGCTGGAAAAGAGCGATTTTAGTACTCATCCCAAAAGTAGGCTATAAAGCAGAACTGAATGCATTACCTAAAGTCAGGCCTATATGTCTCCTCAACGAAACAGGGAAAGCATTAGAGAGGATAATCGTCGATAGAATGAAGCAACACATGGCTGAGAACCCTTGTGCGGATCTTTCTCCATGGCATTCGGCTTTCGAGACGGCAAGAGCACGTATGATGCAATCGAATACGTTAAAACAGTAGCAGGAGCAGCGATGTCGGAAGGTGGTTTTACCGTTGGAGTAAGCATCGACATCTGTAATGCCTTCAACTCAGTGCCGTGGAGCACGATTCGACAAGCTCTAATTGACAAGAGGTTCCCTGATTACTTGTTGAGAGTTATAGATAACTATTTGTGTAATAggtccatagaatataagataAGCAACGAAGAAAAACCCTTCACATGTCAAGTTACAGCAGGGGTTCTCCAGGGATCTGTCCTGGGTCCCTTGCTTTGAAACTTTACTTACGATAGTGTGCTCCAAGAAGGCACAGAGAAGGGAAGCCATATCGTATGTTATGCCGACGACACATTCGTTATGTCCTCGGCGGACACGATAAGCACGGCTATCGCTCGGAGCAATATTCAGGTGGCGCGTGTGCTTAACCGTATACGTAGACTAGGATTAGAGGTCTCAGTGGAGAAAACGGAGGCCATAGTTTTCTATGGGAAAAACAGGCCTCCTCGCACAGTTAGATTGCAGGTGGACAGAGAAGATATCGAAGCGAAGCCCACGCTAAAATATCTGGGGATCATGTTAGACGGTCGGTTTAATTTTCGCCCCCACTTTGAGTATGTGGAGGATAAAATAGGCAAAGTCAATAGGGCGTTAGGCAGACTGATGCCCAATTTAAGAGGGCCTAATGAAAATAAGAGAAGACTGTACGCTCAGGTTGTTCTTTCCATCTTCTTATATGGTGCCCCTGTGTGGAACGAGGCTTTCGTTGCTTCTAGGAGTTctcaaataacaattaatagagTTTTGCGTACTTTGGCCATCCGCGTTATTGCGGGATACCGCACGATCTCGTTAGATGCAGCCCTTCTTCTCGCTAGAATTCCCCGGCATATCTTCTAGCTAATACCAGACGGAGAGTATACGATCGAACGAAAGATCTCAGAAACAGCAACAGATGGTCTAAAAAGGCCGAGTTGGAGATTAAAACGGACGAGGACTTGCTCCTCCGCCGCCAATGGGAAGTGTACTGTGAAAACCCCAACTTGGCTGGCGCACGAACTAGAGAAGCTATTCTTCCCCACTTCCAGGAGTGGATAAGCAGAAAGCACGGAAGCTCTTCGTTCAGAACCACACAGTTGCTCACCGGTCACGGCTGCTTTGGAACTTATCTCTACAGGATTGGCAAAGCCTCGATGCCCTACTGCGAGCACTGCAACGTGCAAAATGTCGAAGATTCTCCCGAACACACACTGAGAGACTGTACGGCATGGGaagaaaacagaaataaaCTTTGCGAGAGCCTAGAGGTGAATGTAGACACGCTCTCCTTGGAGAAAATAATCCAGCAGGTTCTCTGTTCCAAGGAGAAATGGGAGGCTTTCGCTGAATTTGCGAACGTGGTTATGCTCCGAAAAGAAGTTGCCGAGAGGGCTAGACAGGAAGAGGAGGCCAGGAGAGTAAACAACACTCTTCTTGATGGGTCAGGTTCCGACGACTCCTGACATTAGTAGACTGGGGTATAGTAAAATTACCTCAGTCTAAATAGAGATaccaattgttattattaaataaatatataatagtagtaTAACTTATAACTAAGTaagttaatgtatatatatatgtgtatgtatgtatgcgtatGTAAGTATgtaagtgtgtgtgtgcgtgtgtgtatgtatgagtatatatatatatatataggaagtaaatgtatatatctttaggATACGATATGAATGTAGAGGAGAAAGTAAAGGCTGACCAAGGTCGGCATTACTTGCCTTAAGTTCGTGTACATATGATTAGATATAATTCATCattcattgttttatttcttatagctATTAAGCgccatatgtaaatattattattagtcgTAATAGCCCACTATAAATAAGGGGTTATTTTAAGTAGTCACACCACATGTGATCTCGATAAGAGTTCTTCCTTCTGGAAGAGTTTTTGAAGGAGAAGATATGTTAGAAGGAGGGCGCTAGCTCAGCGCATGCCTTTTGCGGAGGGGCGGTTGTACTGTGGAAAACAATTCCCGCCCCTTACGCATTACAGGCACCCAAGCAGAACACTCTGCTAGAGGGGGTGGGTTTTTAGTGGGTATTCTTCCGGACCGTAATATCCGGAAGCGAGTCCCACACACGCCCCGGGGCCGGCTCCAGGGTATGGTGCGTAAATGCATTTTCCCATCCCGTCGagcgaaacaaaaaaaaaggttaggttagagttaggattaggttaggttagagttaggttaggttaggttaggttaggttaggttaggttaggttaggttaggttaggttgggttaggttaggttggggttgggttgggttaggttaggttaggttaggttgggttaggttaggttaggttaggttaggttaggttaggttaggttaggttaggttaggttgggttcaggttaggttaggttaggttgggttaggttaggttaggttaggttaggttaggttgggttaggttcaggttgggttgggttaggttaggttaggttgggttgggttgggttgggttaggttaggttaggttaggttaggttaggttaggttaggttaggttgggttaggttaggttaggttaggttgggttgggttaggttaggttgggatttaggttaggttaggttaggttaggttaggttaggttaggttaggttaggttaggttaggttgggttgggttgggttgggttaggttaggttaggttaggttaggttaggttaggttaggttaggttaggttaggttaggttaggttaggttaggttaggttaggttaggttgggttgggttaggttgggttgggttaggttggagttgggattgggttgggttaggttaggttgggttgggattgagttccaggttgggttaggttaggttgggttaggttagagttaggttgggttgggttgggttcaggttgggattaggttaggttaggttaggttaggttaggttaggttaggttaaggttaggttgggttgggttaggttaggttaggttgggttaggttgggttaggttaggttaggttaggttaggttgggattaggttaggttaggttaggttgggattgggttgggttaggttggagttgggattcaggttcaggttgggttaggttaggttaggttaggttgggttaggttaggttgggttaggttgggttaggttaggttaggttgggttaggttgggttaggttaggttaggttgggttaggttaggttgggttgggttaggttgggttgggttgggttaggttgggttgggattgggttaggttaggttgggttaggttaggttaggttaggttaggttagagttgggttgggttaggttcaggttaggttgggttaggttgggttgggttaggttaggttaggttaggttaggttaggttaggttaggttaggttgggttaggttgggttaggttaggttaggttgggattgggattaggttaggttaggttaggttaggttaggttaggttaggttaggttgggttgggttaggttaggttgggttgggttaggttaggttaggttaggttaggttgggattaggttaggttgggttgggttaggttaggttaggttgggttgggattgggttaggttaggttgggttaggttgggttgggttgggttaggttaggttaggttaggttaggttaggttaggttaggttaggttgggttaggttaggttaggttgggttaggttaggttaggt
The genomic region above belongs to Cataglyphis hispanica isolate Lineage 1 chromosome 7, ULB_Chis1_1.0, whole genome shotgun sequence and contains:
- the LOC126850972 gene encoding uncharacterized protein LOC126850972, translated to MSSADTISTAIARSNIQVARVLNRIRRLGLEVSVEKTEAIVFYGKNRPPRTVRLQVDREDIEAKPTLKYLGIMLDGRFNFRPHFEYVEDKIGKVNRALGRLMPNLRGPNENKRRLYAQVVLSIFLYGAPVWNEAFVASRSSQITINRVLPNTRRRVYDRTKDLRNSNRWSKKAELEIKTDEDLLLRRQWEVYCENPNLAGARTREAILPHFQEWISRKHGSSSFRTTQLLTGHGCFGTYLYRIGKASMPYCEHCNVQNVEDSPEHTLRDCTAWEENRNKLCESLEVNVDTLSLEKIIQQVLCSKEKWEAFAEFANVVMLRKEVAERARQEEEARRVNNTLLDGSGSDDS